The Chloroflexota bacterium DNA segment CACCGTTTTGTTGTATCTGCTCGGCGGCGCGGTGGTCGCTATTTTGGTGCAGACGTGGGTGATTTTCCTCATCTGGTATGAGCGGAAACTCATCGGCCGCATTCAAGACCGCCTGGGGCCGAACCGCGTGGGGCCTTATGGCTTGCTGCAGCCCTTTGCAGACTTCATCAAAATCATGACCAAAGAGGTTATCGTGCCCTCGGGGGCCGATAAGCCTTTGTATTTCTGGGGCCCGATTTTGATGGATGCCGGTGTGCTGATGTTGTGGGCTGTCATCCCGCTGATGCCGATGGTGGGGATGGACCTCAACGTCGCCGCGCTTTATACCATTGCGGTGGGCGGCTTCGCAACGTTGGGGATTTTGCTTTCCGGCTGGTCTTCGAACAACAAGTTTGCGCTGGTGAGTGCCATCCGCACGGTAGCGCAGATGGTGTCGTATGAGGTGCCCACGGTGTTGGCGCTTCTCATCCCGGTGCTGCTGGCGGGGACGATGAGCCTGCACGGCATTGTGGAAGCCCAGCACGTTTGGTACATCGTGTTTGCGCCGCTGGCTTTCCTGATTTACTTTGTGGCTTCGGTGGCTGAAAACGGGCGCTCGCCCTTCGACTTGATGGAAGCCGAATCGGAGATTGTGGCCGGTTTCCACATTGAGTATTCGGGGATGGTGTTCGCTATCTTTTATGTGGCGGACTTTTTGCATGCGTTTACCATCGGCGCGCTGGCGGCTGTGCTTTTCCTGGGTGGCTGGCGCGGCCCGGGGGCTGAGAGTTTCCCACTGCTGGGCTTTATTTACCTGTGGATTAAGGCGTTTGCTGTGTATTTCGTGGGCGTGTGGGTACGCGGTACGGTGCCCCGCGTGCGCGTGGATCAGTTGATGGATTTCAGTTGGAAATTCTTGACGCCGCTGGCGTTGATTCTGTTGGTGCTTACGGCGGTGCTGGACCATTTCGTGTTCGGCCTGGGCACCTGGGTGCGCGCGTTGAGCCATTTGCTGATGAATGTGGTGGTGGCGGTAGCGGTGTTGCGGTACCTGGATCATCATGAGAAGGTGCGGGCCAGCCGCCGCCAGATGGTGGCGCAGCCTGGTCAGTACCCCGTGGCGCGGCCGCCTCGCCCTGCGGTGGCCGAGAACCCGACCGAAGCGGCTTCGTAAGAGGAGCAGAAGCATGACGGCGATGCAAATTATCTTCCTCCTGACGGCGGTGGTCACCCTCTTTTCGGCTTTGCGGGTGGTGACGACCCCCAATATGATTCATGCGGCGTTGTGGCTGGTAACCACGCTGGTGGGCGTGGCTGTGTTGTATGTGTTGCTGAGCGCCTCTTTCCTGGCTGTGGCACAAGTGGTCATTTATGTGGGCGCGATTGCCATTTTGATGATGTTCGTGATTATGCTTACCCGTCGCGAGATGCGCGATCATGGCCCGCAGACCGGTAAGCAGTGGCCGTGGGCGGCTGTGTTGGCGGTGCTGTTGTTCGGCGGGCTGGTGTGGATGGTGCAGAGCATGAGCCTGGCCGCCGCACCGGTGGCCGAAGTGCCGCAAACTGCCATTGCTGACCTCGGCAAGGCGCTGGTTTCGCCGGGCGGGTTTGTGATTCCGTTCGAGGTGGCCTCGGTGCTGCTGCTCGCTGCGCTGATCGGCGCAGTGTATGTGGCCTGGACGCGCCGCCACTCGTAGGAGGGTTGCCATGATTCCGTTGAACTGGTATCTGATTTTGGCCGCGGCGCTGTTTTCCATTGGGTTGTTTGGCGTGCTTTCTCGGCGGAATGCCGTGGCGATTTTGATGAGCGTGGAATTGATGCTCAATGCCGTGAACATCAACCTGTTGGCTTTTTGGCGTTATCGTGACCCTGCCCATCCGGTAGGGATGGTGTTCGCGGTGATTGTGTTTGCCGTGGCTGCGGCGGAGGTGGCCGTGGGCCTGGCGCTGTTCATCGCCGTTTACCGCCGCTTCAACTCGGTGGCTGCCGACGAGATCAATTTGTTGAAATGGTAGGGCCTGGCGTCGGGCTGCGGCCCGGCGGCAGGGCGTATCCCCAGAGATGATGTGAGGACGCCATGCCGACGACGACTTTGCTCTGGTTACTTCCCGTTTTTCCTTTGCTGGCCTTTGTGCTGATTGTGCTTTTCACCAATCGGAACAAGGCCTTGAGCCACACCCTGGCCGTAGGAGCGGCTTTCCTCTCCTGGCTGGGGGCGATGGTGATTTTCGTGCGGGCGTTGAAAATCGGCCCTGAAGCCCTGGCCGAGCACCCCATCCATTCGTGGGTCAACTGGTTACCCACCGGTAACGGTTATTTGAAAATCGGTGTGATGGTGGACCCGTTGACCGCGGCGGTGCTCTTCTTCGTCGCCTGGACGATCTTCATGATCTTCCTTTACAGCGTCGGGTACCACAACTTTGGGTATCCGGAAGGCGACCATGACCAGAAAGGCTTGCCCCCGCACGGCGCAACCGTGGTGGACGAGCATGGGCACAAGCATCGTGTGCCTTCCATCGAGCCGATGTATTCCCGCTTCTTTGCCTACATTGGCTTGTTCGCCGCGGGGATGTATCTGCTGGCGATTTCCGACAACCTGCTCACGCTGTTCGTGGGCTGGGAAATCATGGGCCTGTGCTCGTACCTGCTGATTGGCTTCTGGTTCGCCAAGCCTTCGGCGCGGGCGGCGGGCATCAAAGCCTTCATGACCACCCGTGTGGGCGATGTGTTCATGTTGTTGGGCATCGCCTATCTCTACGAGGCGACAGGCACGCTTTCCTTCCCCGACATTTTCAAGCCCGAAATGCTACACGCGTTGGCGAATGCCAACAGCGGCGTGCTGGGGCTTTCGGCGGCCGGGCTGATCGGCATTTTGCTCTTCATCGGTACGGTCGGCAAATCGGCGCAATGGCCGCTGCATGTGTGGCTGCCGGATGCTATGGAAGGCCCGACGCCGGTTTCGGCCATGATTCACGCTGCGACGATGGTTTCCGCGGGCGTGTACATGGTCATTCGTATGTTCCCGCTGCTCAAAGCGGGTTCGATGAACGGGGCGTTCCTCTCGCCGCTGACGGTGATGGGCTTCATCGGCGGCTTTACGGCCTTGTTCGCTGCCACCATTGCCGTGGCGCAGAACGACATCAAACGCGTCCTCGCTTATTCGACGATTTCTCAGCTGGGTTACATGGTGGCTGCGTTGGGCGCGGGTTCGTACATCGCGGCGACCTTCCATCTGATTACCCACGCTTTCTTCAAAGCGTTGCTCTTCCTGGGCTCGGGTTCGGTCATTCACGGTATGGAGCACGGGGTGTTGCATACCGGCAATCATGAGGTCGACCCGCAAGATATGTTCAACATGGGCGGCCTCGCGAAGAAGATGCCCATCACGTTCTGGACTTTCGTCATTGGCGGGTTTGCCCTCTCCGGCTTCCCGGTGCTGACGGCGGGCTTCTGGTCGAAAGACATGATTTTGAGCACCTCTTTCTTCGGTGGGCATCAGGTGATTTTCTGGACGCTGGCGATTGCGGCCTTCTTGACCGCTTTCTACACCATGCGGCAGATTACCCTCACCTTCTTGGGGAAGCCGCGCACGCCGGAAGCCGAGCACGCTCATGAGACACCGTGGACGATGACTGTCCCGCTGATGGTGCTGGCGTTCTTTGCCTTCACCGCGGGCTGGACGGGCATTCCGGAGCACTTCCCGCTGCTGGGTGGGTTGCTGCCCGATTGGTTC contains these protein-coding regions:
- a CDS encoding NADH-quinone oxidoreductase subunit L, coding for MPTTTLLWLLPVFPLLAFVLIVLFTNRNKALSHTLAVGAAFLSWLGAMVIFVRALKIGPEALAEHPIHSWVNWLPTGNGYLKIGVMVDPLTAAVLFFVAWTIFMIFLYSVGYHNFGYPEGDHDQKGLPPHGATVVDEHGHKHRVPSIEPMYSRFFAYIGLFAAGMYLLAISDNLLTLFVGWEIMGLCSYLLIGFWFAKPSARAAGIKAFMTTRVGDVFMLLGIAYLYEATGTLSFPDIFKPEMLHALANANSGVLGLSAAGLIGILLFIGTVGKSAQWPLHVWLPDAMEGPTPVSAMIHAATMVSAGVYMVIRMFPLLKAGSMNGAFLSPLTVMGFIGGFTALFAATIAVAQNDIKRVLAYSTISQLGYMVAALGAGSYIAATFHLITHAFFKALLFLGSGSVIHGMEHGVLHTGNHEVDPQDMFNMGGLAKKMPITFWTFVIGGFALSGFPVLTAGFWSKDMILSTSFFGGHQVIFWTLAIAAFLTAFYTMRQITLTFLGKPRTPEAEHAHETPWTMTVPLMVLAFFAFTAGWTGIPEHFPLLGGLLPDWFSHWVGATYEALLQQAGMFKEVAEGGSLLPLYTSFTVSLGGLFLGWLVYKDVTSPDPATDPLKKWLGPVHTLLQNKYYFDELYGYIFIRPAYWFAEVFTFRWVDRGLIDGILHAIARAVYDLGKALAYWIDLPIISGAGDLIGNIVRTFGRAFRVVQTGRVQDYMVAAMTSVVAFGALVYYLLVFAH
- a CDS encoding NADH-quinone oxidoreductase subunit J, which translates into the protein MRRCGPAAARWWRSLVSTPWRGRLALRWPRTRPKRLRKRSRSMTAMQIIFLLTAVVTLFSALRVVTTPNMIHAALWLVTTLVGVAVLYVLLSASFLAVAQVVIYVGAIAILMMFVIMLTRREMRDHGPQTGKQWPWAAVLAVLLFGGLVWMVQSMSLAAAPVAEVPQTAIADLGKALVSPGGFVIPFEVASVLLLAALIGAVYVAWTRRHS
- the nuoK gene encoding NADH-quinone oxidoreductase subunit NuoK, with protein sequence MIPLNWYLILAAALFSIGLFGVLSRRNAVAILMSVELMLNAVNINLLAFWRYRDPAHPVGMVFAVIVFAVAAAEVAVGLALFIAVYRRFNSVAADEINLLKW
- the nuoH gene encoding NADH-quinone oxidoreductase subunit NuoH — encoded protein: MGILSQPIGVIAEWLRNLLLGWGLSQGLTTVLLYLLGGAVVAILVQTWVIFLIWYERKLIGRIQDRLGPNRVGPYGLLQPFADFIKIMTKEVIVPSGADKPLYFWGPILMDAGVLMLWAVIPLMPMVGMDLNVAALYTIAVGGFATLGILLSGWSSNNKFALVSAIRTVAQMVSYEVPTVLALLIPVLLAGTMSLHGIVEAQHVWYIVFAPLAFLIYFVASVAENGRSPFDLMEAESEIVAGFHIEYSGMVFAIFYVADFLHAFTIGALAAVLFLGGWRGPGAESFPLLGFIYLWIKAFAVYFVGVWVRGTVPRVRVDQLMDFSWKFLTPLALILLVLTAVLDHFVFGLGTWVRALSHLLMNVVVAVAVLRYLDHHEKVRASRRQMVAQPGQYPVARPPRPAVAENPTEAAS